The Bradysia coprophila strain Holo2 chromosome X unlocalized genomic scaffold, BU_Bcop_v1 contig_20, whole genome shotgun sequence region TTGGGCAAACGAAATAACATTCTGAAAGGTAAGAACAGACTCCTTGGACTCGACTGAACTACTACTGAAACGTAATTTGTATTTCAGACCGCATTGAGTCGCATGATTACACAAATCCTCAGCTGTATTTAGCAACAATGTTCTTTGCAACGTTGCTCTTCATTCTACCAACGGTGTTGGTGTATTACACCGTTTTTGCAGCGGTAAGATTTTGCTCTTTGCAGATTTATTCAGTTTTTTGgttcacattttcttttcattcagCTAAGATTTTGTGTGTATTGCATCACTTACACCCTGGCTATGATACAACGTCAAATACTGATCTTCCCTACATACAACTACTTGAAATGGCTAACTGGTAGCTTTGTTAACGATGGTATAGACCATTTATCGCTTCTCCAATCAGTTTCATTTCACTAATTCAATCTGATCATTTTCAGATAATATCGAGATGACATGCCTTGTCAATAGAACTGCGAAAACTGCAAACGTTACGTGTCCCGTTTCGATTATTTCAATTGAAGCAAAATCTTCGATGCCTACCAGTAGATGTCCATCGAATATTAAACTCAATTCTGATTCGTTGATGTCAATCGACCAATTTCTGCTCAGCCTCATCCGCAGTGATATGTTGGGATTTATTCATCCGCAAAGGAAGTGATCCAATTCACCAATAGTTCCATGTTTTGTACAAAGAGTGTCAGACCGGATGGTCGTTTGTATTATTCGTCAATAAAGTACGAGTCTAGTTCAACTgaagaaaaagattttgatgaTGTAAGTGGGCTCGTCCAAGCGAGTTGCAAGTATAAAGATGGAATGCGATGGAATGGAACGGAATTTCTCAAAGAGAGGGTCATTCAATGCAATATGCAGACGTTTATTTTGTGAAGAGTTTTCCTAAGAGTTGTCCTAGtgatttgacaaaattcagAGGCGGGATCAGCTTAGGGTTCTTCGAGTCATGGTGACGGATGTGAGAGCTTTTATAATGCCAGTAGGAAGTCTAAACTACACTAAGAGTCATTTCAAACTAGTAGGTTCGCTCGCCACCTTTCAAGGATCCAGTTGCCCGCCTGCCGTACTACTTTAGTctaaacaacaaaatgaagaCAACACTGGGCCATGTTTTCTTAAGCGTAGAAAAATGTATTcctttgatatttttgaaagaacaAACTTAATCCATTCGAGTTTTCAATGTTTTGGCGGTGATCTTATCCTTTTCGATGATGTAGACCGTTGCACCCCATCCAGACATAGCATCCCGATCGAACGCATTTATCATCGCCTGCGAAATGCATTCAAATAAATCGTCCGGCTGCAAATCGGGCTTCCACAGCGTTTCGCACATTCCATACAGTTGTTCCGAGCAAGTTCCACTCACAACGAAATCGTCTGGTTTTTCTATGCAGCCAATCAAATCCATATTACAGATGAACGGTTCGAATGTGACCGGATGTAGTCCGGCTATGACGGGCTCGATGAAGTATGGACCGAAACGTTTCTCGTACAAGAAGCTGGACAACATGAAGCCGAATCGTTCCGGTGTCATTGGGCGATTTTCACGTACCTCGTACAAATTTTTACGGAATATCAAGCGATCCTTTACCGTTAGAATGTCTGATTGGAGACCACATAAGCCCAAGTACAGATGCGGATTGATCTCGAACACCTTTTCGAAATCGGTTGCAATTGTCTGTGCCTGGACACCGAATCTATGATCTGTGGCTATTGCAACGCAATCTTTTCCGAGCATTGCGACCACACAGCCCCCATTGTAAGAAGTGATGGACATTCCGATAGATTTTGTTACTGGTTATCGACACTGGATCACAATAAAAATCgactttaaattcaaaaatgccGAATGTATGTTGAATGAACCAACAATGATTGGACAAAAATCTTGCAAGTTTTGTAGTTGACGTTTGTAATTTAGTGTTGCCACCGTTGCCGACAATATACTAGTAGAGCCTGCGGGAAACCGGCGATGTATTCCATCCCAGcaggttttttgtttttaaccgTTTCGCCTATCTAAAACTTTCTCCCAGATTTTTAAATTGGACTTTCTCTGATTAGCGATGACAAtgattaagattggctcgcTCGGTATGTGTTTTTAATACATATGGTAGTACGGTGTTTCGGTGAGGTTTGAAATTAAGTTTCTCTATGTTGCCGACATTGCAATGGTGCTAGGCAAAGCAATGAATGTGCATACCAGGTATGgccgattcttcaaaatctgtCGATTTATCCAAGGCTACATATACAAAATGATATGAAAATGGGTGCGTTAAtttatagtacattactgctataaggTTGTATATAGCCTTAtatcagtgaggtattttatcgcagttggcaaacatctctttttctagtgatataattttgcttcCAAAACCTTTAGCCCTCTAGGgtatttattttacttttatgtaCGTCGTGTATATAGCGCACATTACACACACTGTatggcagggcctatttttcaaaaatgccatttttaaaatttctaaaatttcttaaatttctaaaatatttctcaaatttctaaaatttgagaaatttgagaaattctgaATGTAAAACgtcaatttcaatgattttttattgtcaaatTAGTTAAATTTGCATACTTTATTACTTTGTCATCCTAAAATTcactatttttttgtaaacactTATAAAAACGAGTCTTCAAACTTTTTTCGGAATTGA contains the following coding sequences:
- the LOC119068782 gene encoding proteasome subunit beta type-3, with translation MSITSYNGGCVVAMLGKDCVAIATDHRFGVQAQTIATDFEKVFEINPHLYLGLCGLQSDILTVKDRLIFRKNLYEVRENRPMTPERFGFMLSSFLYEKRFGPYFIEPVIAGLHPVTFEPFICNMDLIGCIEKPDDFVVSGTCSEQLYGMCETLWKPDLQPDDLFECISQAMINAFDRDAMSGWGATVYIIEKDKITAKTLKTRMD